In Xylocopa sonorina isolate GNS202 chromosome 3, iyXylSono1_principal, whole genome shotgun sequence, one genomic interval encodes:
- the LOC143422517 gene encoding phosphatidylinositol phosphatase PTPRQ-like isoform X1, whose amino-acid sequence MCNETDQRDVQNLTIALVGIEWILLSWQPPCENANESFIYSIEICLNKQCSLKDKTVKSDTQCNITGLDPCNDYKFTVKIINENVESNGVSVVGTTSYNISEIGEIRELGVHTAVNTITLNWKPPENYPTCVNNYLITQCVEDTCYNTTVVHETYVATDLRPCNKYFFIIRAVSYLVQSNGFNITLKTNSPKSSKPLFPSVEANAFLIFVHWQPPEVGALCVKHYRVTIDPQKTTIEIVGTNVTLTNLYACTPYSINITAVDEDNNDGETVTMSTKTAATVSKSPELNTKEPIVTTNEIMLSWKIEKGNSNCTLKSLIAVCNSTSTSGHGYEVKNGKVEVLINSRIQDEFLIVNSMIKDVSPFTTYICWSYVINEAGSSELSNLISVTTLEDIPSAPLISVVNITYSQFLFVWESPTYLPGNLLQFEIIFEGKIGFPRPIWCEQVHMKIVKYLNGSTFNFEYLEAKAYTNYTAKIRAKTTPGWGNYSNDYIFQTPAGVPGNVSKFSYLIENNKNDANILDTILTWSFPCSLNGILEYFTIFINGTRTNYARHSYAIQKYISSDISVDDIVSINLGELKAEYNYTFEVFAKVKGVENFGISTSQRVLYPAGIPPEPNDDYMKSITIDPANARRSTTSATLLLPLFDDTNGDIAYYSIIVSRIECNTSTSIRFDTTNHTWPNIASWEEAMLQDFMVPYQATRVWWNPYPNYVADYGDVKAVKYTIGDDTNCQDISSNNKRVYCNGPLKPNTWYYVRMRGFTHGGYTDSKALLIKTNAEINIPLVTGIVFGILIFGILTTVMLLVRRCSPYVLLRRFLHSDMSGSPVPAPFSRKKFIAHCQQLIDNPGKLSNEFQLLQTLSVDLQMPTNSACLQANKKKNRYADILPYDFSRVKLEVIDNDPNTDYINASFIKGYSGEDEYIACQGPKEETTFDFWRMIEQYNINMIVMLTELVEKGKEKCHQYFPTIRETFKYESMTIKCTSELDYRSYTQRTLVLQKENKKRNIIHLQFKEWPDHDVPSDFEPMIHFCQIMRRNTTANKEYIVIHCSAGVGRTGTLIAIDIILQHLRDNRKLDVFGTVYRLRHQRISMVQKESQYAYIYNCTKQVLKNPYCLKSCKFMFSIINKPPSMDPMCETNSKKTRIMSSSNVNLVNNFEMCMQ is encoded by the exons ATGTGTAACGAGACAG ATCAAAGAGACGTACAGAATCTAACGATTGCTCTCGTTGGTATTGAATGGATACTACTCTCTTGGCAACCGCCTTGCGAAAATGCTAATGAATCGTTCATATACTCAATTGAGATATGCTTAAATAAACAATGCTCCCTAAAGGATAAAACCGTTAAAAGTGATACACAATGTAATATTACTGGCCTGGATCCGTGCAACGATTACAAATTTACCGTGAAAATCATCAACGAGAATGTAGAGTCGAATGGAGTTAGTGTAGTTGGGACGACGAGTTATAATA TTTCCGAGATCGGAGAAATTCGAGAATTGGGTGTGCACACCGCTGTTAATACGATCACCTTAAATTGGAAACCGCCAGAGAATTATCCTACATGCgtgaataattatttaataacacAATGCGTCGAGGATACTTGTTACAACACAACAGTTGTACATGAGACATATGTTGCTACAGATCTAAGACCATGCaacaaatatttttttataattagaGCTGTTTCATATCTAGTACAATCAAATGGTTTCAATATTACCTTAAAAACAAACTCACCGA AATCTAGCAAACCTCTATTTCCAAGCGTGGAGGCCAATGCATTTCTTATATTTGTGCATTGGCAACCACCAGAAGTGGGAGCATTATGCGTCAAGCATTATCGTGTTACTATTGATCCACAAAAAACAACCATAGAAATAGTTGGAACAAACGTAACGTTAACCAATTTATATGCATGTACTCcttattctattaatattacTGCAGTAGATGAAGATAATAACGATGGAGAAACAGTCACTATGTCAACAAAAACAGCAGCAACTG TATCAAAATCACCAGAATTAAATACTAAAGAACCCATTGTTACAACAAATGAAATAATGCTTTCATGGAAAATTGAAAAAGGCAATAGTAATTGTACCTTGAAATCACTAATAGCTGTGTGTAATTCTACATCTACAAGTGGGCACGGTTATGAAGTAAAGAATGGAAAAGTTGAAGTACTTATAAATTCTCGTATTCAAGATGAATTCCTTATTGTAAATTCTATGATTAAAGATGTCAGTCCGTTCACAACATACATATGTTGGTCATATGTTATTAATGAAGCAGGAAGTAGCGAATTAAGTAATTTAATAAGTGTAACAACATTGGAAGATA taCCATCTGCACCTCTAATCAGTGTCGTAAATATAACATATTCACAATTTCTATTTGTATGGGAATCACCAACATATTTACCAGGGAATTTGCTTCAATTCGAAATTATATTTGAAGGGAAAATTGGTTTTCCTAGACCTATTTGGTGTGAACAAGTACATATGAAAATTGTTAAATATTTGAATGGTTCTACATTTAATTTTGAATATTTAGAAGCAAAAGCATACACGAATTATACAGCAAAAATTAGAGCAAAAACGACTCCAGGTTGGGGAAATTATAGTAATGATTATATATTTCAAACACCGGCTGGag TTCCAGGAAATGTGTCAAAATTCTCATATTtaattgaaaataataaaaatgatgCAAATATTTTAGATACTATCCTAACATGGAGTTTTCCATGTTCTTTAAATGGGATATTAGAATATTTTACTATATTTATAAACGGAACTAGAACGAATTATGCACGGCACTCTTATGCAATTCAAAAGTACATTTCAAGTGACATTAGTGTGGATGATATAGTTTCCATAAATTTAGGAGAGCTGAAAGCAGAATACAATTATACATTTGAAGTCTTTGCAAAAGTAAAGGGTGTAGAAAATTTTGGAATATCGACAAGTCAACGTGTTTTATATCCTGCTGGTA TTCCACCTGAACCTAATGATGATTATATGAAATCTATAACTATAGATCCAGCTAATGCACGAAGATCTACTACATCGGCTACACTTTTACTTCCCTTATTCGATGATACAAATGGTGATATTGCTTATTATTCTATTATAGTATCAAGAATCGAATGTAACACTTCAACAAGCATTAGGTTTGATACAACAAATCATACATGGCCAAATATAGCTTCTTGGGAGGAAGCTATGTTACAAGATTTTATGGTACCCTATCAAGCTACGAGAGTATGGTGGAATCCTTATC CTAACTATGTCGCTGATTATGGTGATGTAAAAGCAGTAAAGTATACAATTGGTGACGATACAAATTGTCAAGACATTTCGTCTAACAATAAAAGAGTTTATTGCAATGGACCTCTTAAACCAAATACGTGGTACTATGTTAGAATGCGTGGATTTACTCATGGCGGATATACTGATTCTAAAGCACTTCTCATAAAAACTA ATGCAGAAATAAATATTCCGCTGGTTACTGGAATCGTTTTTGGTATTTTAATTTTTGGTATCCTAACTACAGTGATGTTATTAGTTCGTAGATGTTCACCATACGT ACTATTACGACGATTTCTACATTCTGACATGTCTGGTTCACCAGTCCCAGCACCTTTTTCAAGGAAAAAATTTATAGCACACTGTCAACAACTCATTGATAATCCAGGCAAATTAAGTAATGAATTTCAATTACTTCAGACACTTAGTGTTGATTTACAAATGCCAACTAACAGTGCTTGTTTACAAGCTAACAAGAAGAAAAACAGATATGCTGATATTTTACCAT ATGATTTTTCAAGGGTTAAATTAGAAGTAATTGATAATGATCCCAATACCGACTATATCAATGCATCCTTTATAAAA GGCTATAGTGGAGAAGATGAATATATAGCTTGTCAAGGACCAAAGGAAGAAACTACATTTGATTTTTGGAGAATGATAGAGCAATATAATATCAATATGATAGTTATGCTAACTGAGTTAGTTGAAAAAGGCAAA GAGAAATGTCATCAATATTTTCCAACAATTAGAGAAACTTTCAAATATGAAAGTATGACTATAAAGTGTACAAGTGAATTGGATTACAGGTCTTATACGCAAAGGACACTAGTATTGCAAAAG GAAAACAAGAAGAGAAATATAATACATCTGCAATTCAAAGAATGGCCAGATCATGATGTTCCATCAGATTTTGAACCAATGATTCACTTTTGTCAGATTATGCGCCGTAACACTACTGCCAATAAGGAATATATTGTAATTCACTGCAG CGCAGGAGTTGGTAGGACTGGTACATTAATAGCAATAGATATAATTTTACAACATCTTCGAGACAACAGGAAATTAGATGTATTTGGAACAGTATATAGGCTACGACATCAGAGGATAAGTATGGTCCAAAAAGAA AGTCAATATGCTTATATATATAACTGTACAAAACAAGTACTAAAGAATCCCTACTGTCTAAAAAGTTGTAAGTTTATGTTTTCCATCATTA ATAAACCTCCATCTATGGATCCAATGTGTGAAACTAATTCTAAGAAGACAAGAATAATGTCGAGTTCAAATGTAAATCTAGTCAACAATTTCGAGATGTGTATGCAATAG
- the LOC143422517 gene encoding phosphatidylinositol phosphatase PTPRQ-like isoform X2, whose translation MCNETDQRDVQNLTIALVGIEWILLSWQPPCENANESFIYSIEICLNKQCSLKDKTVKSDTQCNITGLDPCNDYKFTVKIINENVESNGVSVVGTTSYNISEIGEIRELGVHTAVNTITLNWKPPENYPTCVNNYLITQCVEDTCYNTTVVHETYVATDLRPCNKYFFIIRAVSYLVQSNGFNITLKTNSPKSSKPLFPSVEANAFLIFVHWQPPEVGALCVKHYRVTIDPQKTTIEIVGTNVTLTNLYACTPYSINITAVDEDNNDGETVTMSTKTAATVSKSPELNTKEPIVTTNEIMLSWKIEKGNSNCTLKSLIAVCNSTSTSGHGYEVKNGKVEVLINSRIQDEFLIVNSMIKDVSPFTTYICWSYVINEAGSSELSNLISVTTLEDIPSAPLISVVNITYSQFLFVWESPTYLPGNLLQFEIIFEGKIGFPRPIWCEQVHMKIVKYLNGSTFNFEYLEAKAYTNYTAKIRAKTTPGWGNYSNDYIFQTPAGVPGNVSKFSYLIENNKNDANILDTILTWSFPCSLNGILEYFTIFINGTRTNYARHSYAIQKYISSDISVDDIVSINLGELKAEYNYTFEVFAKVKGVENFGISTSQRVLYPAGIPPEPNDDYMKSITIDPANARRSTTSATLLLPLFDDTNGDIAYYSIIVSRIECNTSTSIRFDTTNHTWPNIASWEEAMLQDFMVPYQATRVWWNPYPNYVADYGDVKAVKYTIGDDTNCQDISSNNKRVYCNGPLKPNTWYYVRMRGFTHGGYTDSKALLIKTNAEINIPLVTGIVFGILIFGILTTVMLLVRRCSPYVLLRRFLHSDMSGSPVPAPFSRKKFIAHCQQLIDNPGKLSNEFQLLQTLSVDLQMPTNSACLQANKKKNRYADILPYDFSRVKLEVIDNDPNTDYINASFIKGYSGEDEYIACQGPKEETTFDFWRMIEQYNINMIVMLTELVEKGKEKCHQYFPTIRETFKYESMTIKCTSELDYRSYTQRTLVLQKENKKRNIIHLQFKEWPDHDVPSDFEPMIHFCQIMRRNTTANKEYIVIHCSAGVGRTGTLIAIDIILQHLRDNRKLDVFGTVYRLRHQRISMVQKESQYAYIYNCTKQVLKNPYCLKSCKFMFSIINKPPSMDPMCETNSKKTRIMSSSNVNLVNNFEM comes from the exons ATGTGTAACGAGACAG ATCAAAGAGACGTACAGAATCTAACGATTGCTCTCGTTGGTATTGAATGGATACTACTCTCTTGGCAACCGCCTTGCGAAAATGCTAATGAATCGTTCATATACTCAATTGAGATATGCTTAAATAAACAATGCTCCCTAAAGGATAAAACCGTTAAAAGTGATACACAATGTAATATTACTGGCCTGGATCCGTGCAACGATTACAAATTTACCGTGAAAATCATCAACGAGAATGTAGAGTCGAATGGAGTTAGTGTAGTTGGGACGACGAGTTATAATA TTTCCGAGATCGGAGAAATTCGAGAATTGGGTGTGCACACCGCTGTTAATACGATCACCTTAAATTGGAAACCGCCAGAGAATTATCCTACATGCgtgaataattatttaataacacAATGCGTCGAGGATACTTGTTACAACACAACAGTTGTACATGAGACATATGTTGCTACAGATCTAAGACCATGCaacaaatatttttttataattagaGCTGTTTCATATCTAGTACAATCAAATGGTTTCAATATTACCTTAAAAACAAACTCACCGA AATCTAGCAAACCTCTATTTCCAAGCGTGGAGGCCAATGCATTTCTTATATTTGTGCATTGGCAACCACCAGAAGTGGGAGCATTATGCGTCAAGCATTATCGTGTTACTATTGATCCACAAAAAACAACCATAGAAATAGTTGGAACAAACGTAACGTTAACCAATTTATATGCATGTACTCcttattctattaatattacTGCAGTAGATGAAGATAATAACGATGGAGAAACAGTCACTATGTCAACAAAAACAGCAGCAACTG TATCAAAATCACCAGAATTAAATACTAAAGAACCCATTGTTACAACAAATGAAATAATGCTTTCATGGAAAATTGAAAAAGGCAATAGTAATTGTACCTTGAAATCACTAATAGCTGTGTGTAATTCTACATCTACAAGTGGGCACGGTTATGAAGTAAAGAATGGAAAAGTTGAAGTACTTATAAATTCTCGTATTCAAGATGAATTCCTTATTGTAAATTCTATGATTAAAGATGTCAGTCCGTTCACAACATACATATGTTGGTCATATGTTATTAATGAAGCAGGAAGTAGCGAATTAAGTAATTTAATAAGTGTAACAACATTGGAAGATA taCCATCTGCACCTCTAATCAGTGTCGTAAATATAACATATTCACAATTTCTATTTGTATGGGAATCACCAACATATTTACCAGGGAATTTGCTTCAATTCGAAATTATATTTGAAGGGAAAATTGGTTTTCCTAGACCTATTTGGTGTGAACAAGTACATATGAAAATTGTTAAATATTTGAATGGTTCTACATTTAATTTTGAATATTTAGAAGCAAAAGCATACACGAATTATACAGCAAAAATTAGAGCAAAAACGACTCCAGGTTGGGGAAATTATAGTAATGATTATATATTTCAAACACCGGCTGGag TTCCAGGAAATGTGTCAAAATTCTCATATTtaattgaaaataataaaaatgatgCAAATATTTTAGATACTATCCTAACATGGAGTTTTCCATGTTCTTTAAATGGGATATTAGAATATTTTACTATATTTATAAACGGAACTAGAACGAATTATGCACGGCACTCTTATGCAATTCAAAAGTACATTTCAAGTGACATTAGTGTGGATGATATAGTTTCCATAAATTTAGGAGAGCTGAAAGCAGAATACAATTATACATTTGAAGTCTTTGCAAAAGTAAAGGGTGTAGAAAATTTTGGAATATCGACAAGTCAACGTGTTTTATATCCTGCTGGTA TTCCACCTGAACCTAATGATGATTATATGAAATCTATAACTATAGATCCAGCTAATGCACGAAGATCTACTACATCGGCTACACTTTTACTTCCCTTATTCGATGATACAAATGGTGATATTGCTTATTATTCTATTATAGTATCAAGAATCGAATGTAACACTTCAACAAGCATTAGGTTTGATACAACAAATCATACATGGCCAAATATAGCTTCTTGGGAGGAAGCTATGTTACAAGATTTTATGGTACCCTATCAAGCTACGAGAGTATGGTGGAATCCTTATC CTAACTATGTCGCTGATTATGGTGATGTAAAAGCAGTAAAGTATACAATTGGTGACGATACAAATTGTCAAGACATTTCGTCTAACAATAAAAGAGTTTATTGCAATGGACCTCTTAAACCAAATACGTGGTACTATGTTAGAATGCGTGGATTTACTCATGGCGGATATACTGATTCTAAAGCACTTCTCATAAAAACTA ATGCAGAAATAAATATTCCGCTGGTTACTGGAATCGTTTTTGGTATTTTAATTTTTGGTATCCTAACTACAGTGATGTTATTAGTTCGTAGATGTTCACCATACGT ACTATTACGACGATTTCTACATTCTGACATGTCTGGTTCACCAGTCCCAGCACCTTTTTCAAGGAAAAAATTTATAGCACACTGTCAACAACTCATTGATAATCCAGGCAAATTAAGTAATGAATTTCAATTACTTCAGACACTTAGTGTTGATTTACAAATGCCAACTAACAGTGCTTGTTTACAAGCTAACAAGAAGAAAAACAGATATGCTGATATTTTACCAT ATGATTTTTCAAGGGTTAAATTAGAAGTAATTGATAATGATCCCAATACCGACTATATCAATGCATCCTTTATAAAA GGCTATAGTGGAGAAGATGAATATATAGCTTGTCAAGGACCAAAGGAAGAAACTACATTTGATTTTTGGAGAATGATAGAGCAATATAATATCAATATGATAGTTATGCTAACTGAGTTAGTTGAAAAAGGCAAA GAGAAATGTCATCAATATTTTCCAACAATTAGAGAAACTTTCAAATATGAAAGTATGACTATAAAGTGTACAAGTGAATTGGATTACAGGTCTTATACGCAAAGGACACTAGTATTGCAAAAG GAAAACAAGAAGAGAAATATAATACATCTGCAATTCAAAGAATGGCCAGATCATGATGTTCCATCAGATTTTGAACCAATGATTCACTTTTGTCAGATTATGCGCCGTAACACTACTGCCAATAAGGAATATATTGTAATTCACTGCAG CGCAGGAGTTGGTAGGACTGGTACATTAATAGCAATAGATATAATTTTACAACATCTTCGAGACAACAGGAAATTAGATGTATTTGGAACAGTATATAGGCTACGACATCAGAGGATAAGTATGGTCCAAAAAGAA AGTCAATATGCTTATATATATAACTGTACAAAACAAGTACTAAAGAATCCCTACTGTCTAAAAAGTTGTAAGTTTATGTTTTCCATCATTA ATAAACCTCCATCTATGGATCCAATGTGTGAAACTAATTCTAAGAAGACAAGAATAATGTCGAGTTCAAATGTAAATCTAGTCAACAATTTCGAGATGT AG
- the LOC143422517 gene encoding phosphatidylinositol phosphatase PTPRQ-like isoform X4, with translation MCNETDQRDVQNLTIALVGIEWILLSWQPPCENANESFIYSIEICLNKQCSLKDKTVKSDTQCNITGLDPCNDYKFTVKIINENVESNGVSVVGTTSYNISEIGEIRELGVHTAVNTITLNWKPPENYPTCVNNYLITQCVEDTCYNTTVVHETYVATDLRPCNKYFFIIRAVSYLVQSNGFNITLKTNSPKSSKPLFPSVEANAFLIFVHWQPPEVGALCVKHYRVTIDPQKTTIEIVGTNVTLTNLYACTPYSINITAVDEDNNDGETVTMSTKTAATVSKSPELNTKEPIVTTNEIMLSWKIEKGNSNCTLKSLIAVCNSTSTSGHGYEVKNGKVEVLINSRIQDEFLIVNSMIKDVSPFTTYICWSYVINEAGSSELSNLISVTTLEDIPSAPLISVVNITYSQFLFVWESPTYLPGNLLQFEIIFEGKIGFPRPIWCEQVHMKIVKYLNGSTFNFEYLEAKAYTNYTAKIRAKTTPGWGNYSNDYIFQTPAGVPGNVSKFSYLIENNKNDANILDTILTWSFPCSLNGILEYFTIFINGTRTNYARHSYAIQKYISSDISVDDIVSINLGELKAEYNYTFEVFAKVKGVENFGISTSQRVLYPAGIPPEPNDDYMKSITIDPANARRSTTSATLLLPLFDDTNGDIAYYSIIVSRIECNTSTSIRFDTTNHTWPNIASWEEAMLQDFMVPYQATRVWWNPYPNYVADYGDVKAVKYTIGDDTNCQDISSNNKRVYCNGPLKPNTWYYVRMRGFTHGGYTDSKALLIKTNAEINIPLVTGIVFGILIFGILTTVMLLVRRCSPYVLLRRFLHSDMSGSPVPAPFSRKKFIAHCQQLIDNPGKLSNEFQLLQTLSVDLQMPTNSACLQANKKKNRYADILPYDFSRVKLEVIDNDPNTDYINASFIKGYSGEDEYIACQGPKEETTFDFWRMIEQYNINMIVMLTELVEKGKEKCHQYFPTIRETFKYESMTIKCTSELDYRSYTQRTLVLQKENKKRNIIHLQFKEWPDHDVPSDFEPMIHFCQIMRRNTTANKEYIVIHCSAGVGRTGTLIAIDIILQHLRDNRKLDVFGTVYRLRHQRISMVQKESQYAYIYNCTKQVLKNPYCLKSYKPPSMDPMCETNSKKTRIMSSSNVNLVNNFEM, from the exons ATGTGTAACGAGACAG ATCAAAGAGACGTACAGAATCTAACGATTGCTCTCGTTGGTATTGAATGGATACTACTCTCTTGGCAACCGCCTTGCGAAAATGCTAATGAATCGTTCATATACTCAATTGAGATATGCTTAAATAAACAATGCTCCCTAAAGGATAAAACCGTTAAAAGTGATACACAATGTAATATTACTGGCCTGGATCCGTGCAACGATTACAAATTTACCGTGAAAATCATCAACGAGAATGTAGAGTCGAATGGAGTTAGTGTAGTTGGGACGACGAGTTATAATA TTTCCGAGATCGGAGAAATTCGAGAATTGGGTGTGCACACCGCTGTTAATACGATCACCTTAAATTGGAAACCGCCAGAGAATTATCCTACATGCgtgaataattatttaataacacAATGCGTCGAGGATACTTGTTACAACACAACAGTTGTACATGAGACATATGTTGCTACAGATCTAAGACCATGCaacaaatatttttttataattagaGCTGTTTCATATCTAGTACAATCAAATGGTTTCAATATTACCTTAAAAACAAACTCACCGA AATCTAGCAAACCTCTATTTCCAAGCGTGGAGGCCAATGCATTTCTTATATTTGTGCATTGGCAACCACCAGAAGTGGGAGCATTATGCGTCAAGCATTATCGTGTTACTATTGATCCACAAAAAACAACCATAGAAATAGTTGGAACAAACGTAACGTTAACCAATTTATATGCATGTACTCcttattctattaatattacTGCAGTAGATGAAGATAATAACGATGGAGAAACAGTCACTATGTCAACAAAAACAGCAGCAACTG TATCAAAATCACCAGAATTAAATACTAAAGAACCCATTGTTACAACAAATGAAATAATGCTTTCATGGAAAATTGAAAAAGGCAATAGTAATTGTACCTTGAAATCACTAATAGCTGTGTGTAATTCTACATCTACAAGTGGGCACGGTTATGAAGTAAAGAATGGAAAAGTTGAAGTACTTATAAATTCTCGTATTCAAGATGAATTCCTTATTGTAAATTCTATGATTAAAGATGTCAGTCCGTTCACAACATACATATGTTGGTCATATGTTATTAATGAAGCAGGAAGTAGCGAATTAAGTAATTTAATAAGTGTAACAACATTGGAAGATA taCCATCTGCACCTCTAATCAGTGTCGTAAATATAACATATTCACAATTTCTATTTGTATGGGAATCACCAACATATTTACCAGGGAATTTGCTTCAATTCGAAATTATATTTGAAGGGAAAATTGGTTTTCCTAGACCTATTTGGTGTGAACAAGTACATATGAAAATTGTTAAATATTTGAATGGTTCTACATTTAATTTTGAATATTTAGAAGCAAAAGCATACACGAATTATACAGCAAAAATTAGAGCAAAAACGACTCCAGGTTGGGGAAATTATAGTAATGATTATATATTTCAAACACCGGCTGGag TTCCAGGAAATGTGTCAAAATTCTCATATTtaattgaaaataataaaaatgatgCAAATATTTTAGATACTATCCTAACATGGAGTTTTCCATGTTCTTTAAATGGGATATTAGAATATTTTACTATATTTATAAACGGAACTAGAACGAATTATGCACGGCACTCTTATGCAATTCAAAAGTACATTTCAAGTGACATTAGTGTGGATGATATAGTTTCCATAAATTTAGGAGAGCTGAAAGCAGAATACAATTATACATTTGAAGTCTTTGCAAAAGTAAAGGGTGTAGAAAATTTTGGAATATCGACAAGTCAACGTGTTTTATATCCTGCTGGTA TTCCACCTGAACCTAATGATGATTATATGAAATCTATAACTATAGATCCAGCTAATGCACGAAGATCTACTACATCGGCTACACTTTTACTTCCCTTATTCGATGATACAAATGGTGATATTGCTTATTATTCTATTATAGTATCAAGAATCGAATGTAACACTTCAACAAGCATTAGGTTTGATACAACAAATCATACATGGCCAAATATAGCTTCTTGGGAGGAAGCTATGTTACAAGATTTTATGGTACCCTATCAAGCTACGAGAGTATGGTGGAATCCTTATC CTAACTATGTCGCTGATTATGGTGATGTAAAAGCAGTAAAGTATACAATTGGTGACGATACAAATTGTCAAGACATTTCGTCTAACAATAAAAGAGTTTATTGCAATGGACCTCTTAAACCAAATACGTGGTACTATGTTAGAATGCGTGGATTTACTCATGGCGGATATACTGATTCTAAAGCACTTCTCATAAAAACTA ATGCAGAAATAAATATTCCGCTGGTTACTGGAATCGTTTTTGGTATTTTAATTTTTGGTATCCTAACTACAGTGATGTTATTAGTTCGTAGATGTTCACCATACGT ACTATTACGACGATTTCTACATTCTGACATGTCTGGTTCACCAGTCCCAGCACCTTTTTCAAGGAAAAAATTTATAGCACACTGTCAACAACTCATTGATAATCCAGGCAAATTAAGTAATGAATTTCAATTACTTCAGACACTTAGTGTTGATTTACAAATGCCAACTAACAGTGCTTGTTTACAAGCTAACAAGAAGAAAAACAGATATGCTGATATTTTACCAT ATGATTTTTCAAGGGTTAAATTAGAAGTAATTGATAATGATCCCAATACCGACTATATCAATGCATCCTTTATAAAA GGCTATAGTGGAGAAGATGAATATATAGCTTGTCAAGGACCAAAGGAAGAAACTACATTTGATTTTTGGAGAATGATAGAGCAATATAATATCAATATGATAGTTATGCTAACTGAGTTAGTTGAAAAAGGCAAA GAGAAATGTCATCAATATTTTCCAACAATTAGAGAAACTTTCAAATATGAAAGTATGACTATAAAGTGTACAAGTGAATTGGATTACAGGTCTTATACGCAAAGGACACTAGTATTGCAAAAG GAAAACAAGAAGAGAAATATAATACATCTGCAATTCAAAGAATGGCCAGATCATGATGTTCCATCAGATTTTGAACCAATGATTCACTTTTGTCAGATTATGCGCCGTAACACTACTGCCAATAAGGAATATATTGTAATTCACTGCAG CGCAGGAGTTGGTAGGACTGGTACATTAATAGCAATAGATATAATTTTACAACATCTTCGAGACAACAGGAAATTAGATGTATTTGGAACAGTATATAGGCTACGACATCAGAGGATAAGTATGGTCCAAAAAGAA AGTCAATATGCTTATATATATAACTGTACAAAACAAGTACTAAAGAATCCCTACTGTCTAAAAAGTT ATAAACCTCCATCTATGGATCCAATGTGTGAAACTAATTCTAAGAAGACAAGAATAATGTCGAGTTCAAATGTAAATCTAGTCAACAATTTCGAGATGT AG